From the Streptomyces sp. Tu 2975 genome, one window contains:
- a CDS encoding NHLP family bacteriocin export ABC transporter peptidase/permease/ATPase subunit — MTRTENDAHRPQQQLPPAGRGRHRPEAATPSGRRGTRRAAPPPRRKQQRRGSRPRSVRTPTVLQMEAVECGAAALAMVLSHYGRHVPLEELRIACGVSRDGSRASNVLKAARSYGLTAKGMQMEATALAEVQPPAILFWEFNHYVVYEGTGRRFGRRGVHINDPDKGRRFVPPEDFDTSFTGVALVFEPDRNFRKGGRKPGVMAAVPARMRGTAGTLFAAFLASLLLVAVGAAVPALSRTYIDMFLIGGQTSLLGTLFAAMAATVALTAVLTGLQQANLLRGRIISSTLGSARFLRHLLRLPVTFFAQRSPADLVQRLQSNDAVAETLARDLAAAAVDGVVVILYAALLWSYDPQLTVVGVLIALLNVVAMRIVIGLRATHTQKLRADSARLTNTSYTGLQLIETMKATGGENGFFRRWAGQHATTLDVQQRLGVPSAVLAVVAPTLATLNSALILWIGGLRAVEGHISIGLLVAFQALVARFTAPITRLNGVAGRIQDFAADVARLKDVESFPVDPLYSREEPDPSSRRLKGHVTLENITFGYSPLDAPLLSGFSLTVGPGRQVALVGGSGSGKSTVSRLISGLYTPWEGTIRIDGRLLADIPRGALAASVSFVDQDIFLFEGTVRDNVTLWDPSIPDEAVESALRDAAVHDVIMRRPEGIHSRVEQDGRNFSGGQRQRLEIARALVRRPSILVLDEVTSALDAETERVIIDNLRRRGCACVVIAHRLSTVRDSDEIVVLDHGAVVERGRHEELVAAQGPYAELVKEH; from the coding sequence GTGACCCGGACCGAGAACGACGCACACCGTCCCCAGCAGCAGTTGCCGCCGGCAGGCCGCGGCAGGCACCGGCCGGAGGCGGCCACGCCGAGCGGCCGCCGCGGGACGCGCCGCGCCGCGCCGCCGCCCCGCCGCAAGCAACAGCGGCGCGGCAGCAGGCCCCGTTCGGTGCGCACCCCCACCGTGCTCCAGATGGAGGCCGTGGAGTGCGGGGCGGCCGCGCTCGCGATGGTGCTCTCCCACTACGGCCGCCATGTGCCGCTGGAGGAGCTCCGCATCGCCTGCGGCGTCTCCCGCGACGGCTCACGCGCCAGCAACGTCCTGAAGGCGGCCCGCAGTTACGGCCTTACCGCCAAGGGCATGCAGATGGAGGCGACCGCGCTCGCCGAGGTGCAGCCGCCCGCCATCCTGTTCTGGGAGTTCAACCACTACGTCGTCTACGAAGGCACGGGACGCAGGTTCGGCCGCCGCGGGGTACACATCAACGACCCCGACAAGGGGCGCCGTTTCGTTCCCCCGGAGGACTTCGACACCAGCTTCACCGGGGTGGCCCTGGTCTTCGAGCCGGACCGCAACTTCCGCAAGGGCGGGCGCAAGCCGGGCGTCATGGCGGCGGTCCCCGCCAGGATGCGCGGCACCGCGGGCACACTTTTCGCCGCCTTCCTCGCGAGCCTCCTCCTCGTCGCGGTGGGCGCGGCCGTGCCGGCGCTCAGCCGCACCTACATCGACATGTTCCTGATCGGCGGGCAGACCTCGCTGCTCGGGACCCTGTTCGCCGCCATGGCGGCGACGGTGGCGCTGACGGCCGTGCTCACCGGGCTCCAACAGGCGAACCTGCTGCGCGGGCGGATCATCTCCTCCACCCTCGGCAGCGCCCGCTTCCTGCGCCATCTCCTGCGGCTGCCCGTCACCTTCTTCGCCCAGCGCAGCCCGGCCGACCTGGTGCAGCGGCTGCAGTCCAACGACGCTGTGGCGGAGACCCTCGCGCGTGACCTCGCGGCGGCCGCCGTCGACGGCGTGGTGGTGATCCTCTACGCCGCGCTCCTGTGGAGCTACGATCCCCAGCTCACCGTCGTCGGTGTGCTGATCGCCCTGCTCAACGTCGTGGCGATGCGCATCGTCATCGGGCTGCGCGCCACCCACACCCAGAAACTGCGCGCCGACAGTGCCCGGCTCACCAACACCTCGTACACCGGCCTGCAGCTGATCGAGACCATGAAGGCGACCGGCGGGGAGAACGGGTTCTTCCGCCGGTGGGCCGGCCAGCACGCCACCACCCTGGACGTGCAGCAGCGTCTCGGTGTGCCCAGCGCGGTCCTGGCCGTCGTGGCACCGACCCTCGCCACACTCAACAGCGCCCTCATCCTGTGGATCGGTGGTCTGCGGGCCGTGGAAGGCCATATATCGATCGGTCTCCTTGTCGCCTTCCAGGCGCTGGTGGCCCGCTTCACTGCACCGATCACCAGGCTGAACGGAGTGGCCGGCCGGATCCAGGACTTCGCCGCGGACGTCGCCAGGCTCAAGGACGTCGAGAGCTTCCCCGTCGATCCCCTCTACTCCCGCGAGGAACCGGACCCGAGCAGCCGCCGGCTCAAGGGACATGTGACGCTCGAGAACATCACCTTCGGCTACAGCCCACTCGACGCGCCGCTGCTGAGCGGCTTCTCGCTGACCGTCGGCCCCGGCCGGCAGGTCGCCCTCGTCGGCGGCTCCGGGAGCGGCAAGTCCACCGTCTCCCGGCTGATATCGGGTCTCTACACCCCGTGGGAGGGCACCATCCGGATCGACGGCCGGCTGCTGGCGGACATCCCCCGCGGGGCGCTCGCCGCCTCCGTCTCCTTCGTCGACCAGGACATCTTCCTGTTCGAGGGCACCGTGCGCGACAACGTGACCCTGTGGGACCCCTCCATCCCCGACGAGGCCGTGGAGAGCGCTCTACGGGACGCGGCCGTGCACGACGTGATCATGCGCCGTCCCGAAGGCATCCACAGCCGCGTCGAACAGGACGGCCGCAACTTCTCCGGCGGACAGCGCCAGCGTCTCGAGATCGCCCGCGCCCTGGTGCGCCGGCCCAGCATCCTGGTGCTCGACGAGGTCACCAGCGCCCTGGACGCGGAGACCGAGCGCGTCATCATCGACAACCTCCGCCGGCGGGGCTGCGCGTGCGTGGTCATCGCCCACCGGCTGAGCACCGTGCGCGACAGCGACGAGATCGTCGTGCTGGACCACGGCGCGGTCGTCGAACGGGGCCGCCACGAGGAACTGGTCGCCGCCCAGGGGCCGTACGCCGAACTCGTCAAGGAGCACTGA
- a CDS encoding NHLP bacteriocin export ABC transporter permease/ATPase subunit, whose translation MSSVPPAATAFHQAHEQSDAVLHALGGLGVPVDTSGLRSLHLEGPQVMWLVMAGALDLFAVDAAEEGHWHFLGRLEPGTLLLGPVEGPRHTLTGRPSQDCVLQRIPLRELYVPDQAYPPAYQDPYGRTAATQLEYAFGLGVGRGLGVLFEAPLEGRPAGEEAMADDDILWMQVEPGSVQYGASYSAEAAGDLLVEGAMWQSMVNQQYRLLSAVDGWIEALERAHEDRTAAGIKAGADVRARADEALLASIGRPDRAARGAGGTDGDDTLLAVCRQVAAATGIALTEPPRSGAADDRVGPVERIAVASRLRTRPVRLQGRWWRTDAGPLVGHRAASGAPVALIWRRGRYEAVNPLTGSRTRVGSDNADEFEERAVMFYRPLPERPASIWRLARFSIRGSRKDLRNLALAGLVTVGLGALVPIATGQILGVYVPKAESGLIVQVSFALMVTSIVSAAFMLLQNLTVLRMEGRIESTLQPAVWDRLLRLPTTFFAERSTGELASAAMGISSIRRVLSGIGPVALQSTTLGAMNVVLLLWYSVPLALAAIGMLLVIGAVFLGMGLWQVRWQRKLVELSNKLNNQAFQTLRGLPKLRVAAAESFAYAAWARQFARSRELQQRVGRIKNLTTVLDAVYLPLCSLIMFMLLAGPARGSMSAAEFLTFSTAVTMLLTSVTQLTGVLVSAAAALPMFEQVRPILDEAPEVRGSSAQPGTLSGAIEARKLTFRYADDGPPVLDDVSLQVRQGEFVAIVGPSGCGKSTLLRLLIGFDRPASGTVLYDGQDLAALDPAAVRRQCGVVLQNAQPLTGSILDCICGAETFTQDEVWEAAEMAGLAEDIKRMPMGLHTLISSGGAISGGQRQRLMIAQALVRRPRILFFDEATSALDNETQRVVIESTRRLDATRVVIAHRLSTVMDADRVIVMEEGRVVEEGRPAELLADAGGRLHGLVRRQLA comes from the coding sequence GTGTCATCCGTACCCCCGGCGGCCACCGCCTTCCACCAGGCCCACGAGCAGTCCGACGCGGTGCTCCACGCACTCGGCGGCCTCGGCGTGCCCGTCGACACCAGCGGCCTGCGCAGCCTGCACCTCGAGGGACCGCAGGTGATGTGGCTCGTCATGGCCGGCGCCCTGGACCTGTTCGCCGTCGACGCGGCGGAAGAAGGCCACTGGCACTTCCTCGGCCGGCTCGAACCGGGCACGCTGCTCCTCGGCCCGGTCGAGGGACCACGGCACACCCTGACGGGCCGGCCCTCGCAGGACTGCGTGCTGCAACGGATCCCGCTGCGGGAGCTGTACGTACCGGACCAGGCGTACCCGCCCGCGTATCAGGACCCGTACGGCCGGACGGCGGCCACCCAGCTCGAGTACGCCTTCGGGCTCGGTGTCGGCCGCGGTCTCGGGGTGCTCTTCGAGGCGCCGCTCGAGGGCCGTCCGGCCGGCGAGGAGGCCATGGCCGACGACGACATCCTGTGGATGCAGGTCGAGCCGGGCAGCGTGCAGTACGGGGCCTCCTACAGCGCGGAGGCGGCGGGCGACCTGCTCGTCGAGGGCGCCATGTGGCAGAGCATGGTGAACCAGCAGTACCGGCTGCTGTCCGCGGTTGACGGCTGGATCGAAGCGCTGGAGCGTGCGCACGAGGACCGGACGGCCGCCGGAATCAAGGCCGGCGCCGATGTGCGCGCCCGGGCCGACGAGGCGCTGCTCGCCTCCATCGGCAGGCCGGACCGCGCCGCACGCGGTGCCGGAGGCACGGACGGCGACGACACGCTGCTGGCGGTGTGCCGGCAGGTCGCCGCCGCCACCGGGATCGCGCTCACCGAACCCCCGCGGAGCGGCGCGGCGGACGACCGCGTCGGCCCCGTCGAACGCATCGCCGTCGCCTCCCGTCTCCGCACCCGGCCCGTCCGTCTCCAGGGCCGCTGGTGGCGCACCGACGCCGGCCCGCTGGTGGGCCACCGGGCCGCCTCCGGCGCCCCCGTCGCCCTGATCTGGCGCCGCGGACGCTACGAAGCGGTCAATCCGCTCACCGGCTCCCGCACCCGGGTCGGCAGCGACAACGCGGACGAGTTCGAGGAACGCGCCGTCATGTTCTACCGGCCGCTGCCCGAGCGGCCCGCGAGCATCTGGCGGCTGGCCCGCTTCAGCATCCGCGGCAGCCGCAAGGACCTGCGGAACCTGGCCCTGGCCGGCCTCGTCACCGTCGGGCTCGGCGCGCTGGTGCCGATCGCGACCGGACAGATCCTCGGTGTGTACGTCCCCAAGGCCGAGAGCGGCCTGATCGTGCAGGTCTCGTTCGCCCTCATGGTCACCAGCATCGTCTCCGCCGCGTTCATGCTGCTGCAGAACCTCACCGTCCTGCGGATGGAGGGCCGGATCGAGAGCACCCTCCAACCCGCCGTCTGGGACAGGCTCCTGCGCCTGCCGACCACGTTCTTCGCCGAGCGGTCGACCGGGGAGCTGGCGAGCGCGGCCATGGGCATCAGCTCGATACGCCGCGTCCTGTCCGGCATCGGCCCCGTGGCCCTGCAGTCCACCACCCTCGGTGCGATGAACGTCGTGCTGCTCCTCTGGTACAGCGTTCCGCTGGCGCTCGCGGCCATCGGCATGCTGCTCGTCATCGGCGCGGTGTTCCTCGGCATGGGGCTGTGGCAGGTCCGCTGGCAGCGCAAGCTGGTGGAACTCTCCAACAAGCTCAACAACCAGGCGTTCCAGACCCTGCGCGGCCTGCCCAAGCTCCGCGTCGCCGCGGCGGAGAGCTTCGCCTACGCGGCCTGGGCGCGGCAGTTCGCCCGCTCCCGCGAACTCCAGCAGCGGGTCGGCCGGATCAAGAACCTGACCACCGTGCTGGACGCGGTCTATCTGCCGCTGTGCTCGCTCATCATGTTCATGCTGCTCGCAGGACCGGCACGCGGCTCCATGTCCGCCGCCGAGTTCCTCACCTTCAGCACCGCCGTCACCATGCTGCTGACCTCCGTCACCCAGCTCACCGGCGTGCTGGTGTCGGCCGCCGCCGCACTGCCCATGTTCGAGCAGGTGCGCCCCATCCTCGACGAGGCCCCCGAGGTGCGCGGATCGAGTGCGCAGCCCGGCACCCTGTCCGGCGCGATCGAGGCCAGGAAACTCACATTCCGGTACGCCGACGACGGCCCGCCGGTCCTCGACGACGTGTCGCTCCAGGTGCGGCAGGGCGAGTTCGTGGCGATCGTCGGCCCGAGCGGATGCGGCAAGTCGACCTTGCTGCGGCTGCTCATCGGCTTCGACAGGCCCGCTTCCGGCACGGTCCTCTACGACGGCCAGGACCTGGCCGCGCTGGACCCCGCCGCCGTGCGCCGGCAGTGCGGTGTGGTGCTCCAGAACGCCCAGCCGCTCACCGGCTCGATCCTCGACTGCATCTGTGGCGCGGAGACCTTCACGCAGGACGAGGTCTGGGAGGCGGCGGAAATGGCGGGGCTGGCGGAGGACATCAAGCGGATGCCGATGGGCCTGCACACCCTGATCTCGTCCGGCGGGGCGATCTCCGGCGGTCAGCGGCAGCGGCTGATGATCGCTCAGGCGCTGGTGCGGCGGCCGCGCATCCTCTTCTTCGACGAGGCCACCAGCGCGCTCGACAACGAGACGCAGCGCGTCGTCATCGAGAGCACCCGCCGGCTGGACGCCACCAGGGTCGTGATCGCCCACCGGCTGTCCACCGTGATGGACGCGGACCGGGTGATCGTGATGGAGGAGGGCCGGGTCGTCGAGGAGGGCAGGCCCGCCGAGCTGCTCGCCGACGCGGGCGGCCGGCTCCACGGACTGGTACGGCGGCAGCTGGCGTGA